A single genomic interval of Terriglobus albidus harbors:
- a CDS encoding sugar transferase, which produces MATTPGMISDGHVSLGRDTSRVVSGFGMTESRAAARLYSNSAVAWFDLLLLAFSLAAATLVNYRTTIETSHLKAFLGLRISLRNLLLFLICLAAWRLLLWAAGLYRAVSFRRLASRILLAGILCTPVAIYALIERSTGGDIVRPSALFFLLATGSIYATRGLLAISAGYVHSYTRTPRTALVIGSGPLARKLLQDLPHHPQWDYRVIGFVDSKPQPDSEKRIHAPYLGKVSALHDVLMRLPVEEVFIALPLKSHYEEIQRVIDLCEAAGVQSQYLTNIFTTSITKKLRRDQDRVVMQMVHHDSRRFLKRAFDVVASLLGIIVLSPFFLLVAIAIKLTSKGPVIFKQTRYGLNKNPFSMYKFRSMVVDAESQQSKLEHLNETSGPVFKIKRDPRITRLGALLRKTSIDELPQLFNVLLGDMSLVGPRPLPTRDVSRFSDLSLMRRFSVKPGVTGLWQVSGRSNLDFDGWIALDLRYIDTWTLMLDLRILAMTIPAVLIGRGAS; this is translated from the coding sequence ATGGCAACAACACCAGGAATGATTTCCGACGGTCATGTCTCCCTTGGACGCGATACGTCACGCGTGGTTTCGGGATTCGGTATGACGGAGAGTAGGGCGGCTGCCCGTCTTTATTCCAACTCTGCTGTCGCATGGTTCGATCTGCTGCTTCTTGCTTTCAGCCTTGCCGCCGCCACACTGGTCAACTATCGCACCACAATTGAGACGTCGCATCTGAAGGCGTTCCTCGGTCTCCGCATCTCCCTGCGTAACCTGCTCCTATTCCTTATCTGTCTGGCCGCCTGGAGACTTTTGTTATGGGCCGCCGGCCTGTATCGTGCGGTATCCTTCCGGCGCCTCGCCAGCCGCATTCTTCTGGCCGGAATTCTCTGCACGCCTGTCGCCATCTATGCACTCATCGAACGCTCGACTGGTGGAGACATCGTCCGTCCGAGCGCATTGTTCTTTCTGTTGGCAACCGGTTCCATCTATGCCACCCGCGGCTTGCTGGCTATCTCAGCCGGCTACGTCCACAGCTACACGCGTACCCCTCGCACCGCGCTGGTCATCGGCAGCGGCCCGCTGGCGCGGAAGCTGCTGCAGGATCTTCCGCACCATCCTCAATGGGACTACCGGGTCATCGGCTTCGTCGATTCAAAGCCACAGCCGGATTCGGAAAAGCGCATCCATGCTCCCTATCTTGGGAAAGTCTCTGCATTACACGATGTGCTGATGCGTCTTCCAGTGGAAGAGGTCTTCATTGCTCTTCCTCTCAAGTCACACTACGAAGAGATCCAGCGAGTGATTGATCTGTGTGAGGCTGCGGGTGTGCAGTCGCAGTACCTCACAAACATCTTTACGACCTCCATCACCAAGAAGCTCCGTCGCGATCAAGACCGCGTGGTAATGCAGATGGTCCACCATGACAGCCGGCGCTTCCTCAAGCGGGCATTCGATGTTGTGGCCTCGCTGCTGGGCATCATCGTTCTCTCTCCATTCTTCCTGCTGGTTGCGATTGCGATTAAGCTCACCAGCAAAGGGCCGGTCATTTTCAAGCAGACGCGTTATGGCCTCAACAAGAATCCATTCTCCATGTACAAATTCCGCAGCATGGTGGTGGATGCTGAAAGCCAGCAGTCGAAGCTCGAACACCTGAATGAGACCTCAGGTCCTGTTTTCAAGATCAAACGCGATCCACGCATTACCCGCCTCGGAGCGTTGCTTCGCAAGACTTCGATCGACGAGTTGCCACAGTTGTTCAACGTCCTGCTCGGCGATATGTCACTGGTGGGGCCGCGGCCTCTGCCCACACGGGATGTCAGCCGGTTCTCCGACCTGAGCCTGATGCGCCGTTTCTCCGTAAAGCCGGGAGTGACGGGCCTGTGGCAGGTCTCCGGGCGATCGAATCTCGACTTCGACGGCTGGATTGCTCTGGATCTCCGCTACATCGATACATGGACGCTGATGCTCGACCTGCGTATTCTGGCGATGACGATCCCGGCTGTTCTCATAGGCCGCGGAGCCTCTTAA
- a CDS encoding alginate lyase family protein, which translates to MLPAMDRRHFLAIAGAFGLRMHAQMPGLPAGTTRPDIAAIDHDRILRLAGVYLQQKPTTITAFPAERSQATPNDFYSEDPEWFPDVDPEKPWVRHQGERNPNAFHAHGDALLRMAQVIPAFAAAWLITKDAKYVSAALLHLRAWFLTPETRMNPSLNHAQAIQGVAEGRATGILETIYLVEVVRAISFLATSEDFPDTDLKGLRSWFADYAHWMYDSTLGQGERDTRSIHGICWVAQAGEYARFANIATISGYCLRRFREVLLTLISLDGNFPAALASPAPFANSIFHLECLALTCEVLSTPFESQWTFQTSDGKGLRSAVAFMAPSLENKQQWRYRSDAQNFRDLPLRPLSLYLAGRAYQRPEYTAIWKALPPDPPDFDNLALLRLYPARQPLLWSRRVPGI; encoded by the coding sequence ATGCTTCCTGCCATGGATCGCCGTCACTTCCTTGCCATTGCCGGCGCCTTCGGCTTGAGAATGCATGCGCAGATGCCTGGTCTGCCCGCGGGAACCACCCGGCCTGACATTGCGGCTATCGATCATGACCGCATTCTTCGTCTGGCAGGGGTCTATCTCCAGCAGAAGCCCACGACGATCACGGCATTTCCCGCAGAACGATCCCAGGCAACACCAAACGATTTCTACTCCGAAGATCCGGAGTGGTTTCCGGACGTCGATCCGGAGAAGCCCTGGGTGCGGCATCAGGGCGAGCGCAATCCAAATGCATTTCATGCTCACGGAGATGCCCTGTTGCGCATGGCACAGGTGATTCCAGCATTTGCCGCAGCCTGGCTGATCACCAAAGACGCGAAGTATGTCAGTGCTGCCCTGCTTCATCTGCGGGCATGGTTTCTGACTCCGGAGACCCGCATGAATCCATCGCTGAACCACGCGCAGGCGATTCAAGGCGTGGCCGAAGGACGAGCTACCGGAATCCTCGAAACCATATACCTCGTCGAAGTGGTCCGTGCCATCAGCTTTCTTGCAACCTCGGAAGACTTTCCGGATACCGATCTGAAAGGACTTCGCTCCTGGTTCGCGGACTACGCGCACTGGATGTACGACTCCACCCTCGGCCAGGGAGAGCGGGATACACGCTCCATCCATGGCATCTGCTGGGTTGCGCAGGCCGGCGAATACGCCCGCTTCGCCAATATCGCTACCATCTCCGGATACTGCCTGCGCCGCTTCCGCGAAGTCCTGCTGACGCTGATCTCTCTGGATGGCAACTTCCCCGCAGCGCTGGCGAGCCCGGCTCCTTTCGCCAACTCCATCTTCCACCTGGAATGCCTTGCCCTGACCTGCGAGGTGCTCTCCACTCCCTTCGAATCACAGTGGACCTTCCAGACCAGCGATGGAAAGGGCCTGCGCTCCGCCGTCGCATTCATGGCTCCGTCGCTTGAGAACAAGCAGCAGTGGCGCTATCGCTCGGATGCGCAGAACTTCCGCGATCTTCCGCTTCGTCCGCTCTCGCTCTATCTGGCCGGACGGGCCTACCAGAGGCCGGAATACACAGCGATCTGGAAGGCCCTGCCACCGGATCCACCCGATTTCGACAATCTAGCCCTGTTACGGCTCTATCCCGCGCGGCAGCCGTTGCTATGGTCCCGCCGCGTCCCCGGCATTTAA